Sequence from the Suncus etruscus isolate mSunEtr1 chromosome 1, mSunEtr1.pri.cur, whole genome shotgun sequence genome:
ACATCAGATGGAGCTCCAGAGctagtcttggctctgctcaggaatagtgctcaagggatcatatgcagtgcaagAGACTGAACTGGTATCAGATGCATGTACAGTAAGTGTCAAGAGGCTCTACAATTTTAAACCACATAAGGACTTAGAGGGGTTGGAAAGTTCTTAGAGAAACAGGATTGATGACAGTATCCTCTCTGCATTTAGCTCTTTTTATGCTTTACAGCCTCGCCTGGATGGAGGAACAGTACATTCCACCCCCACTGGtatgaaaaaacaacaacaacaacaacaacaactgtgcTTCAACACTTATCCTTTCTGTTAAAATAGTACCAACTGCCACCTGTCCTCAGCTCTTCTGACTACTGCTCCCTTCTGTTAACCCCAAATAATGAACTGACTGGCTTTCCTTTTCATAAGTCAATCATTATGTTCTCcaaagcacagctatattttcaTGATCTGGGCTTTCCAAGACTCTTCACTATCTATGTTAATCCAAGTTCCCCTGAAATACCCAACTCTGGTCTCTAGCTCTTTTTCCCATTTCCCTAAACAGAGAGTCTCTGGTAGCTCACAGCCTGACCTGTATCGCCCAGAAGGGCTCCTACCCCCTGAGATGCTTTGCAGAAGAAAAAGGAGATCACATGTGTCAGGGATGCAGCAGGGAACGGGAGGCATCCCAGCCCAAGTAAGGGCTGTCACTTACCACCTGGAGGATCTAAGGAGGAGACAGAGAATCAGCGATGAGTAAGGAAGGACATCTGGGCACTGGGAACCAAGCAGGGTCAATGCTGACAGGGAGGAGGATGGTTTGAACCTTGAAGGGGTGGAGAACTTTGAAGGAACTGGGTAGTTTGAATCAAGAACTTTATGGGATGGAACCAGAATTTCTACAAAGTGGAAATTAGAAGGGAACTTGGGTGGAAAAGTGACaggaactggaagaaatggaaactgGATCACTGAAAATAGGAAAGCATAGCAAGGTGACCTCAAGAGTCCCAGGACTGAAAATGCTTCAATCTGAAGGGAACAGAAAGTTGGGAATAGAGTGTCGGAAATCACATAACAATACCTCTGGCCTTCAGGCACTTCCTTCCTAAACATAATGTCTCCACAGACTGAAGAAGGCCCAGTGGGGCAACTCTGGGGCTGTATCTGTGCCCCTAATGCTTGATGAAGGTGACTGTAGATTCACCCAATGTCCTGATAGAGATGAGGAGAGAGCACCCTATCCACAGGAAGAGGACCATTGTCTGAAGCCTGGAAGGGCCCAGGTATGATTAGAGAAGTACTTAGTGGGATGGTAGAGGGTGATGTACATACCTGGTCTTGCATGGAGAGAGAAACGAAGAACCTGGTTGTATAGATGGATTTCAAAGGAACCAAAGCACCTGGGCTTGGGAAGTAGGAAATTTCAAGacctaccttttatttatttattttatttcttcccatcTTACAGCTGCTTTGGTCTCCCTGGAGTCCCCAGGACCAGGAGGGGTCTTGCTCTTCCCGGCAGCACGTTTCCTACAGCACTGACACAGCCAGTGAGAACCCCCTTTACAATTCCTGGCGGCTGGAGCTGCAGTCTGAGGAGTAAGGAGAAATTATCCCAGTCCAAGAGGATGGCACCGACTGGAACCCAAGTCTAGCTCTCCTCGCTAGCATCGCCTCAGTTTCTGGCATCAAGGCATTTCCCTTGACTTCagcctccccccgccccccaactTCCTCTCCCATTAAATACTCCCCTCCCCGGAGTATCACCTCGCAACCCAGCTCCACTAAACTCCCCACCTCCTGTTGTCTCCCAGGCCCCGCGGCCTGTAACTTCGTTCTGCCTGTTCCATTAAAAAGTAGAGTAAGTTGAGCTTCAAGCCGTCCGCTCCGTAAAGCAGCGATGAGACCAGGGGGCAGGGGAGCGATTTTTCCTCCAGGACACGTCCAGAATGGCACCGGTGTGGGTTCCCGACACTCAAGGAGGCTGGCCCGGGAGAACGTTCTGCCTTCCCCAACACCGGCAGCCCCGCGAGCCCCCTTCGCCAGTCGCCACGGCTGCCGCCCCGGAACCCTGGCGTCCGGCTCGTCCCCAGGCCAGGCTCGGGGCCCGGCCATCCAGGCCCTGCCCGCCCCACCCAGCGCCCCACGTGCGCCAGCCCCGACTCCCGCCCCGAGCCAGGCCCCCAACGGGAGCCCCGCCCGTGCGCAGTGACGTCGGACGGCGCTGTCAGCGGCGCGGGGGGGGGGTCGGGGGGTAGAATGGCCGCTGCCGCCGTCACCCGCGGGACCCCCGGGAGGGTAAGAGCCAGGGCCTCCCGCCCGCCTCTCCACCCCGCGCCAGGGGGCGCAGCGCTACGCAACCCGGAAGCGGCGCCGCGCCGGGGACCACCGCTCCGCCGGTTCGCTCCCTGCCCCGCTCCCATTTCCGCCCTCGCGCCAGGGGGCGCCCCTCCTCCGACGGCCCCCTGCCGCCTTGCCCTGCCGAGCCCGGCGGGGGACCCCTCAGCCCCGCACCCGCTCGGCCCTCTGCTCGCCGCGCGCCTGCGGACTCTGCGCTGTCCCTTCTCTAGAACATCCTCTGAGCAGGCGGCAGAATCCTCCCACTCCCAAGCTTCTGGGACCACCAGCCCGCCCTGGGGGCCACTCCCAGGCCTCCTCGGTAGCTGACTCCCTGGCCGTCCCTGCACACCTGAGCCCCGGGCGGACTCCTCGCCCCGAAGCTTCACAGCAGACTCGGAGGGGCATCTTCCCCCTCGCCCTTCCTGGCAGAACCTGTTCTGATAGCCTCCTCCAGTTTCCATCTGTTTCCCTAGAGGGTTGGGGAGCACTCGACAGCCTGAGTGGTAGATTGGGTTGGAAAGGCCCGGAGCCCAGAGGCAAGCAGAGGCTTCTGGGAGGACCAGGAGCTAGGGGATGGAAAGAACTGGTAGACTCCGGAAGATCGTGTGAGTTTTCCTGACTTTAGGAAGCTGGGTGTGTAACCTAGATTTTACCAGGTCCTGATCAAcctggaagaaaggaaaaggttaGAATCACTTTTCAGATCTGCCCTTATCCTTGTTAAAGTCAAATAGAGAAGGAACACAGGGTCTGTCTATCAAGGCCTAGTTCTCCACCCCTTAGCTCTCCTGCTGTCCCCCAGCATCCTGGCTCCTTCTTTGCTAAAGCAATCCTTCAATGATTCAGTGCTTTGGGTGCCCAAACCTAGATTTTAATCCCGCCTTTGCCTCCAATGCTGCAAGTACCCATGCTGCAGGACCTTTGTGGGCCAACCTCCAGCTTTTTCCCCTACCCCACCAGTCCTTTTCTTCCTGATTACTCTGTTAGCTGGTGTCTCCCCTCTTAGGTTGTATTCTGTCATTGGGTCTGAGGTGTCCCTCTTTTCTACTCCCTGGCTATACTCTCATCTTCACCTTTTCCAGACCATACAACCCAGTCTCCCACACTATGACCTTATTCTCTCCCTTCCCAGTACAGACTCCCCCTCCCCCCGGCCCCTCAGGCCGGGGGTGACCTTGCCCTTGGAGTCCTCACTATGAATACCAAGGACACCACGGAGGTTGCTGGTGAGTTCACAATCTAGGTCCCAACTTTGGGCACAACCTTTCTCTTTTCCATTCTATGATGAGTCCTTTCTGGAACTCTGTACTCTCCTTGTCATTGTTTCTATTTCCCCCAATGCTCTAGTTGTCCATTTTTGTCTAATGCCCTTTCCCTTGAGTTTTGGGGAATATCAACTCTAAGTCTTCCCTTCTATTTCCCTCTAGAGAACAGCCATCACCTGAAGATCTTTCTCCCTAAGAAGCTACTGGAGTGTCTTCCTCGCTGTCCACTGTTGCCTCCAGAGCGGCTTCGGTGGAATACAAATGAGGTGTTCTATGGAGTTGGGGATTAAGGCCTAGCAAAGCATGGTGGGCTGAAAGAGGGTGAATGAGAGGTCTTCTGTATCTGTTGATATTCATAGATGTGGTAATGCTTTAGGTTCATTGGGGATCTCATAACTTCAATCTTTTACGGCTgatgcaatagtacagcaagtagggcacttgctttgcttgagGCTGACTTAGGCTCAAtatccagtatcctatatggtcctctgagcattaccaagagtgttcctgaatatagagccctGAGGATCTCTTGGAgctgtccccaaacaaacaaaccaacaaaaacacgGAATCTTCTCCTTGGAGTTATCCACCTGGTTCAAATTAGCTATCACCCTCAAATTATCATTAGGGTCAGCAAGGGAGTGGGGGCAGTGACTGAACCACAACTAGTGGTGCTTATGGACTACTATCTTCTGGGACTATGTTTTACTGGGGATCTAAATGGGATCTACAAGGCtagtaccttaacccctatactatctctctaaccttaACAAAAACATTTAACGATATAGTTTTATCTAGGAAATATGAAAGAGAATTCTACTCCCAAGCTAGCACTAAAATCAAGTGCTACAAATCATTTCTTTGAAACCAGGCCTTGTATGAAGTACTTGACTGCACTATCTCATTTAGTCTTACAA
This genomic interval carries:
- the INCA1 gene encoding protein INCA1 produces the protein MRRLSSDTQPHPNTQMEEEGEIIIPFAKCSRVVSRISNTCLPSQSLSLTPKNYEDFFWENMSQRPSLAWMEEQYIPPPLRVSGSSQPDLYRPEGLLPPEMLCRRKRRSHVSGMQQGTGGIPAQVRAVTYHLEDLRRRQRISDELKKAQWGNSGAVSVPLMLDEGDCRFTQCPDRDEERAPYPQEEDHCLKPGRAQLLWSPWSPQDQEGSCSSRQHVSYSTDTASENPLYNSWRLELQSEE